The Streptomyces sp. HUAS MG91 sequence GAGGTTGCGCTCGCTGTTGATCAGGACGCCCTCGGTCTCCGTCCACAGCGCGCCGGGCAGCACCACGTCGGCGTACGCGGTCGTCTCCGTCTCGACGAACACGTCCTGGGCGACGACGAACTCGGCTGCCTCCAGGCCCTCGATGACCGTGCGGCGGTTGGCGACGGACGCCACCGGGTTGGTGCAGATGATCCAGCACGCCTTGATGTCGCCGTCGGCCATCTTCTGGAACATCTCCACGGTGCCCCGGCCGACGCCGTCCGCGCGCAGCGTGCCGCGGTCGAGCTCCCACAGATCCTCGACGAACTCCCGCTCCGCGTCGACGAGTACGGACCGCTGGCCGGGCAACCCCGGCCCCATGTAGCCCATTTCGCGGCCGCCCATGGCGTTGGGCTGCCCGGTCAGCGAGAACGGCCCGCTGCCCGGGCGGCAGATCGCGCCGGTCGCCAGATGGAGATTGATCAGCGCGTTGGTGTTCCAGGTGCCGTGCGTGGACTGGTTGAGGCCCATCGTCCAGCAGCTCGTCCACTCGCCCGCCTCACCGATCAGCCGGGCCGCCGTGCGCACGTCGTCCTCGGCGAGCCCGGTCGCCCCGGCGACGGCGGCGGGGGAGTAGTCGGCGAGGAACGGCACCAGCTCCTCCCAGCCCTCGGTGTGCCGGGCGATGAACTCCGGGTCCGTGTGGCCGTTCTCGTACAGCAGGTGGAGCAGGCCGTTGAGCAGCGCCAGGTCCGTGCCCGGCCGGATCTGGAGGAAGAGATCGGCCTTCGCGGCGGTCGCCGTGCGCCGTGGATCGACGACGATCAGCTTCGCGCCCGCCTTCACCCGCTCCATCATCCGCAGGAACAGGACCGGGTGGCAGTCGGCCATGTTGGAGCCGATGACGAGGAAGACGTCCGCCCGGTCGAGATCCTGGTACGAACCCGGCGGCCCGTCGGCGCCGAGCGACAGCTTGTAGCCGGTGCCCGCACTGGCCATGCACAGACGGGAGTTGGACTCGATCAGGTTCGTGCGCACGAACCCCTTGGCGAGCTTGTTCGCCAAGTACTGGGCCTCCAGGCTCATCTGGCCCGACACGTAGAAGGCGAGCGCGTCGGGGCCGTGCGCGTCGACGATGCCGCGCAGCCGCCGCGCCGTCTCCCGCACCGCCGTGTCCACGGCGGCTGGCGCCTGTGCCGCGTCGCGCGCGGGCCGCATCAGCGCGGTCGTGAGGCGGCCGGGAGCGGCGAGCAGATCGGCGGTGGTCGCGCCCTTGGTGCACAGCCGCCCGCGGTTCGCCGGGTGCTCCTTGTCGCCGGACGCCCTCAGGACCGTACGGCGGCCGTCCGCGCCCACCCCGACGTCGAGGACGAGACCGCAGCCCACACCGCAGTACGAGCACACCGTCCGCACCTGCTCCGCACTGCTCTCCCGCGAGTCCGGCGCGGCCACAGGCACCCCGCCCCTTCATGATCGTTCCGCGCCGATCCGCTCGGCCGTCCGGTTCCGACCGTACGAAGGGTCCGTTACGCGGCTGTCTCCGACGCCCGCCGACAGGGGTTACGCGGGACGCACAGACGGGAGGAGGCCGGCGTGAGTGTCAGCCTCGCCGCCCGTCGGTCAGCCCGCGGAGACCAGACCCGCCACCGCGTCCCCGGCGGCCTTCCGGGCGCCCTTGATCATGGTGTCGTTCGCCGGCGCGCCCTTGGACTCGAAGTCGCTGCCGTTGTAGGTGACGGTCACCAGGATGTTGCCCTTGCGGACCGTCACCACGGACTCGCGGGTGTCCTGCTTGTCCTTCGTGGTGAGCGAGCTCGTGACCCGTGCCTCGTCGCCGAGGGCGTTCAGCGAGCTGGCCTTCGGGTCGCCGTTGTCGTCCTTGTACGCCTGCTGCGCCAGCGCGTCGGAGCCCTTCACCTCGAAGGAGACGTCGAGCCAGCGGTAGTCGTACCCCTTCAGCGCGCTCCACGAGCAGCCGCGGCGAACCGATTCGTCCGTGGCCGACAGCTCCTTGCCCGCCGTCTTCGCCCCCGGCACCAGCGAGGAGACCGTCTTGGCCGCGACGGTGCCGCAGGGCGCGGGCGGCTTCGCGTACGACTTCGCGGCCACGCTCGCGCTGGGGCTCGACGGGGCGTCCGAGGCCTGTGGCGCCGCGTCGTGCGCGTCCTTGGCCGCGGGCTCGGACATCGGTCCGGTGGACCAGGCCCAGCCGACGCAGGCGAGGATGCCGACGGGCAGCAGCCGGACGGCCAGGGTGACCGGGAGCGGGAGAGAACGCACGGTGTACGTCCCTTACATCGGGGGTGGGGTGGGGGAGGCCAGTCTCACACGGGTTGCTGTGCGTCCGGTACCGCTACTTCTGTCACCTGGGCATCACGCTCGGGCATCGTCGCGGCGTACGGCCGTCACCAGCCACACCCCCGCGCGCGTCCGCACTCCGCGCGAGGTCGCGTACGGGCGGAGCGTGTCCTCCAGCGCCGCGCGCGTCGCGGCGGGCACGCTCCGCCGGGGCGTGCGCGACAGCAGGAAGTCGACCGCGTCGGCGGGCGAATCACCCCAGTGGGTGTGGACGTCCACCGGGTCGACCGCGATACGGGTGAAGGAGCGGTGCAGCGCCGCGTGGATCCGGAAGGGCTCGGACAGCGACGCCATCGCCGTGTGCGCCGCGTGGGCGGCCAGGGTGTCGCCGTCCCGCTCGGGCGTTCTCTCGGTGCCCTCGGCGAGCCGCCGCGCGAACCGGCCGAGCGCCGTGCCCTCCTCGGAACCGGGCCCCGCTGCGCGCGGGCAGACGAAGACCAGCCGGCCGCGCTCGCGCAGCGCCCGCGCCACGTTCGCGAACGCCGCCACCGGGTCGTCGAAGAACATCACTCCGCCGCGGCTGATCGCCACGTCGAAGCCGCCCGGCGGGAACGGGTGCGCCTGCACGTCCCCCAGCTCGTACGACGCGCCCGGCACCCCGTCCTCGGCGGTGCGGGCCCGCGCCCGCTCCACCAGCGGCGCCGAGATGTCCACGCCGACCGCGTGCCCCGGCGCCGCGAGCCGGGCCGCCGCGCGGGTCGTCGCGCCCGCGCCGCACCCGATGTCGAGGACCCGGTCGCCGGGGCCGATCGCGGCGGCGGCGAACAGGGCCTCGTCGGCCTCGCCGAGCAGCGCGTCGAACCGCCGGGCCTGTGCGGCCCAGTGCCGGCCGAGCGGACCGTTCCAGGCATGGGCCTGCCGGTGATTGACGGTGACGGTCATCGGTTCTCCAGGCGGGCGGTGAGGGAGGCGGGCAGGGCGGACTCGATCCGGTCCACGGCGGCGAACGCCCCGTACGCGACCAGATGGACCAGGCAGTGATCGGTGTACGGCGGCACCCGCCACGCCGCGACGTCCGCGTCCGTGATCCGGTACGGCGCGAGCGCGGCGAGCAGCGCGAGGCGCGCCCCGGGCCGCTTCGCACGGTCCGGCAGTTCGGGCCACACGGCGGGCGGATGCGTGCCGTCCCAGTCCGCGACGGTCTGCTGTACGAGGCCGAGGTCGGCGTCGTCGAGAAGGCCGGCGCCCTTCGTGGCGGCCGTGCGCAGCGCTTCGTAGGCGGGCCCGACCGGGCTGCCGGCCGCCCAGCCGGGGCCGGGCTCCAGCGAGTCGAGCAGGGGCAGCGACGTGCCCGGCGTGTGAGCGGCCCGCACGACCCCGGAGACGCCGCGGCCCGCGAGGGCACGGACGGCCTGCCAGCGCTGGGCGCCCGCGGGCAGCAGGTTCTCGGTCAGCAGGGCGGACACGATCCGGTTGATGAAGTGGAAGGCGAGCGCGGTGCCGAGCTGCGCGGCGAGGTCGGTGCGCGGGAACGGCGGCGGGGCGAGGCCGGGCGCGCCGGGGACCCGGGTCTCGCGGCCCCACCGCAGGATCCGTGCCGCCCGCTCGTCGCGCGGGTCCGTGCCGCGGGCCACCGCCTCGCCGAGGGCCGGGTCGCCGTGCGCGTGCAGCAGGACGGCGTGCGCGTCGACGCAGAACGGGCACCGGTTCGCCTGCGACACACCGGCCGCGACCAGCTCCCGGTCGGCCCGCGAACCACTGCCCGCGATCAGCGACTCGCGCAGCAACGACCAGGTGGGCGCGAGCAGTTCGGGCGCCGACGCGAGCACGACCAGGGTGGCGGGCTTCGGGATGCCGAAGTCGGTGTCGGCCTGCGCGTAGACGGCCGCCGTGCTGCCGGTGGCGGACTTTGGGGAGGGCGGGGTGGTGTAGCGGTAGGGGCCGGACATGCGAACTCCTCGGTGGTCGGGACGGGCGGGGTGGTTGAGGTGGTCGGGGTGAATGGGGTGATCGGGGTGGGCGGTCCCGGTGGTCGTGGACCGTGTTCCAGGCTGGCTCCGCGCCGCCGCTCCCGGCGTCGTACGGCGGGGCCCAACCCCGGCTACTCCCCGGGGAGTAGGACGGCCGCCGCTCCCGTCCTCGCGGCGGAGGCCGATGTCAGTGGCGGCCTCTAGCCTCGGAACAGGCAGGGGGACAGGACGGCCCCCGGCGCCGGAGACGGGAGGGGGACCGGATGCGGACGTACGCGGCCGACGCGGCGCTGGCCGTCGTCATCGGCACGGTGGTGATCCTCGGGGCGGCGCTCGGCGACGGCGCGACACCGGTGGGATACGCGCTGATGGCGGCGGCCGCCGCCACCCTGGCGGCCTACCGGCGCGCGCCGCGCCTCGTCCTGCTCGTGTCGACCGCCCTGACCACGGCCTACGTTCTGTACGCGCATCCCGGCCCGCTGGCCGCGCTGCCGGTGATCGCGGCCGTGCACACCGCGTCCCGCAAGGGACACCGGGCGCTCGGCGCGGCCGTCGCCGGAGGGTTCCTCGCCGTGTACGTCACGCGGGACGCCCTGGCCGCCGACGGCGCCACCGGGAGGGCGATGCTGCTCGCCGGCTGGTTCCTCTGCGCGGTCGTCACCGGAGTCGCCGACAAGAACTGGCAGGCGTATCTCCACCAGACCGAACAGCGGGCGCTGGAGGCCGAGCGCACCCGCGAGGAGGCCGCACTGCGCCGAGCGGGCGAGGAACGGCTGCGCATAGCTAGGGAGTTGCACGACTCCCTCACCCACAGCATCTCGATCGTCAAGCTCCAGGCCGGGGTCGCGGTGCATCTGGCCCGCAAGCGCGGCGAGGAGATACCGGACGCGCTGCTCGCCATCCAGGAGGCGAGCGGCGAGGCGATGCGCGAACTGCGGGCCACGCTCGACGTGCTGCGCACCGACGAGCCCACCGGCACCCCGGCGCTGCTCGTGGAGCGCGCCCGCTCGGCCGGGATCCCCGTCACGCTCACCGCCACGGGCCGCGAGCGCGCCCTGCCGCCGCAGCTCGACCGCACGGTCTACCGCATCGTGCAGGAAGCCCTGACGAACGTGGCACGGCACGCGGGCGGCGCCGCCCGCACCGAAGTGCGCCTCGCCTACGGGGAGTCCGAGGTGACCGTCGAGGTGACGGACGAGGGCACCGCGGATCCGGCCCGCCCCGCCGCCGAGGGCACCGGCCTGACCGGCATGCGGGAGCGCGTCACGGCGACGGGCGGGGCCCTGACGGCGGGGCCGCGCGCCGGGGGAGGGTTCGCGATACGCGCGGTGCTGCCGGTCGAGCCCGCCGAGGCCGACGGTGCCGCCGCGGACCGGACGCCGCTGGGGGCCGCCCCGTGACCGAGGCCGCGCCGCGCCGCCCGGTGGGCCCCGTCGTGCGGGTCGTGCTCGTCGACGATCAGGCGCTGATGCGGGCCGGGTTCCGGGCGCTGCTCGACGCCGAGGACGGGATCGAGGTGGTCGGGGAGGCCGGGGACGCCGCGGCCGGGGTCGCGCTGGTGCGGGAGACCGTGCCGGACGTCGTGCTCATGGACGTCCAGATGCCCGGGGAGAGCGGGATCGGGGCGACCCGGCGGATCGCCGCCGACCCGGGCCTGACTGTCGTACGCGTCGTCATGCTCACCAACTACGCCTTCGACGAGTACGTCTTCGAGGCGCTGCGCGCGGGCGCGTCCGGCTTCCTGCTCAAGGACAGCGAGCCCGACGACCTGCTGGCCGGGATCGCGGTCGTGGCACGCGGCGACGCCCTGCTGTCGCCGTCCGTCACCCGCCGCCTCATCGGCGAGTTCGTCGCACGGCCGCCGGACCGGGCGACGGCCCCCGGCCTCGAACACCTCACGCCGCGCGAGCGCGAGGTCACCGCGCTCGCGGCCCGGGGCCTCACCAACGAGGAGATCGCCGCGCACATGGTGATCAGCCCGTTCACCGCCAAGACGCACATCAGCCGCGCGATGACCAAGCTGGGCGCCCGCGACCGTGCCCAACTCGTCGTGTTCGCCTACGAATCGGGCCTGGTGACCGCACGCGCCCGGGGCGCCGGGGAAGGAGCCGCCTAGGATCGGCCCATGACGATCAGGGGGAGGGGCGCGCTCACGCGCGTCATGGGGTTCACCGCGACCGCGCTGCTCATGGCGGGATGCGGCACACACCCGTCCGGCGGCGACGCGTCCACCGGGCCCGCCGCGCCCGCATCGCCGTCGAGCGGCGGCACGGACATCGGCCGGGTGCACGCCGACCCGCTCGGCAGCAGCCCGCCGCCGCGGTACGGCGAGATCGACACCGCGCCGACCGTGACCGCCGCGCCGACCGGCCCCTGCCCCGACTCCGGAGTGCGCGTCACGCTCGGCAGCGGCGAAGCCGCCATGGGGCTGCGCGTCCTCCGTCTCACCCTCACCAACTGCGGTGCGGACACGTTCGAGGTCTCCGGGTACCCGCGGCTGCGGCTGGCCGAGTCGGACGGCACCCCTGTCGAGGACGTCCGGGTCCTGCGCGGCACCGGGCAGATCACCACGGGTCTGGAGGACCCCGGCCCGCACCGCCTCACCCTGCGCCGCGGCGAGAGCGCGATCTCCGTCCTCGCCTGGCGCAACACCTACGACGACACCACCGAGCCGCCCGTGACCGTCGACCGCGTGACCGTCGAGACCGGTACCGGCGGCGCCCGGACCGTCACCGCCGACCCGCCGCTCGACCTCGGGAGCACCGGACGACTCGGCACGACGGCCTGGCGCGAGGGCTGAGCGCGTCCCGCTAGGATCCCGACGAAGAATGCTGAGGAAGCGGACACCGGGTCCGCCGTGGTGGTTGGGGGTCGACGTGGTCGCTGGTCGTGTGGTGCGCTTCGACGGAGCGCGCGGTTACGGGTTCATCGCGCCGGACGACGGCGGCGAGGACGTCTTCCTGCACGTGAACGACCTCCTCATCCCCGAGTCGTATCTGCGCACGGGGCTGAAGGTCGAGTTCGACATCGAGGAGGGCGACCGCGGCCCGAAGGCGTCCTCGGTCCAGCTCGCCGAGGGCGCGTCCGCGCCGGTGGCGGGCGGCCGGCACATCGCGGCCGACGGCGACGACGTGCTCTGCGACGTGCTGCGCGTCGACGAGTTCACCAACGAGGTCACCGAGCTGCTGCTTCGCGCCGCCCCCTCCCTGACGGGAGAGCAGATCCTGGCGATCCGCCGCGAGCTGGTGCAGAGCGGACGCAAGCACGGCTGGGTGGACAGCTGACCCGCCACTCCCACTGAGACGCCCGGGCCCGGGCCGAGTCCACCGACTCGGCCCGGGCCCTGTCCGTTCTTGGCCTTCTTCTCCCTTGATGTCGGGCCCAGTTATTCAATCTTCACAGAATCCGGTCCGGCATCCGGACAACCCCCTTGTCCTGCGGACTGTATGCGAAATACGTTCTGCGGTATTCCTTGATCGCCCACAGGTTTCCCATGATCCGTCATGGGACCTGCGGATTCTCTTCCCTGGCGGAGGTATGCCCTCGTGCGCCGAACAGCGGTTGCCTGCACGGCAGTTGCCTTGGTGATGTCCCTGACGGCGGGCTGCGGCTCCCTGCAGTCCTCGGCCACCGAGGTCGGCGGGGAGCGCATGACCGACGACCGCCCCGTGCGCGACGGCGGCACCCTCACGGTCGCGCTCAACGCGGACCCCGACAAGCTGGACCCGACCCTCGCCCAGACCCTCGTGGGCCGCACCGTCTTCGCGGGCATGTGCGAGAAGCTCTACGACACCGACGCCGACGGCCGGATCGTGCCGCAGCTCGCGACGGCCCGGCCCGAGGTCTCCGCCGACGGCCGCACCGTCACCTTCGACGTCCGTAAGGACGCCACCTTCAGCGACGGCAGCAAGCTGGACGCGGACGCCGTCGTCACCTCGCTGCTGCGCCACCGCGACCTCGCGGGCTCCGCGCGCGCCACCGAACTCGCACCGCTGAAGTCGGCGCGGGCCACGGGCCCGTACAGCGTGAAGCTCACCCTCAAGCAGGCCTACGTGCCGCTGACCGCCGTCCTCGCCGACCGCGCCGGGATGGTGATGTCCCCGGCCGCGCTCAAGAAGTACGGCAAGAACTTCACCAACCACCCTTCCTGCGTGGGCCCGTTCAAGTTCGCCGAGCGCGTCGGCGGCGACCGCATCGTCCTGACCAAGGACGCGCACTACTACGACGCCGACGCCGTCCACCTGGACAAGGTGGTCTACAAGCCGATCCCCGACGGCAGCGTCCGCCTCGCCAACCTGCGCTCCGGCGACGTCCAGGTCGGCGACCAGATGGGCCCCGTCGACGTGAAGAGCGCGCTGACCGACGGGAAGCTCCAGCTGTTCAACTCGCCCTCGCTCGGCTACCAGGGCATCGGCATCAACGTCGGCAACGTCAAGGGCCTCGGCGCGAAGCCCGGCACGATCGACAGCCCGCTCGCGCGCGACGTCCGCGTCCGCGAGGCCTTCGACCTCGCCATCGACCGCGACCTCATCAACAAGGTCGTCTTCCAGGGCATGTACGAGCCCGCCTGCGGGCCCGTCTCCCCGGAGTCCGCGATCGCGCCCGGCGCACGTGCCTCGCAGTGCCCGAAGCGCGATGTGGCCGCCGCCAGGAAGCTCCTGAAGCAGGCGGGCGTGAAGACGCCCGTCCGCATCGAGCTGAAGACCTCCACCACCCCCGAGTGGAGCCGCATCGGCCAGGTCGTCCAGGCCATGGCCAAGGGCGCGGGCTTCGACGTCACCCTGCGTCCCACCGAGTACGCCACGATGCTGGAGGAGACCGACGCCGGCCAGTACCAGGCCTTCAACAGCGGCTGGTCCGGGCGGCTCGACCCCGACGGCAACATCGCCAGCTTCCTCCAGACGCGCGGCGCCATGAACGCCTACGGCTACAGCGACAAGAAGGTCGACGCGCTCATCGCCCGCGGCCGCACCGAATCCGACACCGGTGAACGCGCCAAGATCTACGACGAGTTGGCCCGCCGGGTGAACGACGCGCACGCCCTCATCTACCTCTACCGCCAGAAGAACTACGTCGTCGCAGGGAAGGACGTCGCCGGCCTCCGCGTCTACGGCGACGGCCTGATCCGCGTGAAGGATGCGGGGTACGCCAAGTGACGACCGCTCAGATGTCCCTGAAGAAGCCCGGACCGCTCGCCGGCCACCCCATGGCCAAGTACGTCCTGACCCGCGTCCGGCAGTCCCTCATCACGCTCTTCCTCGTCTCGATCGTCGTCTTCGCCGGCATCCGTGCCCTGCCCGGCGACCCCGCGCTCGCCCTCGCCGGAGAGGAGCGCAGCCCCGAGGCGCTCGCCGCGATCCGCAGCGAGTACGGGCTCGACGACAACATCGTCATCCAGTACGGCCGTTTCATCGGCCACGCCCTCCAGGGCGACCTCGGCACCTCCTCGCGCACCGGACTGCCGGTCGCCGACGCCATCGGCGAGGCGCTGCCCGTCACCCTCGAACTCGCCGCCCTCGCCCTGCTCCTGGCGGTCGTCCTCGGTATCGGCGCCGGCGTCGTCGCCGCCGTGCGCCGCGGAAAGCCCGCCGAGTGGATCGCCAACGCCCTCGCGCTGCTGGGTCTTTCGATCCCGACGTTCTGGCTGGGCATCGTCCTGGTCCTCGCCTTCGCCATCGCCGTCCCCGTCTTCGCGGCCTCCGGCTACGTCCCCTTCGGCACCGACCCCGTGGACAACCTGCGGCGCATGGTGCTGCCCGCCATCGTGCTCGGCTCCGGACTCGCCGCCGTCGTCATGCGGCAGACCCGCGCCGCCATGCTCGACTCGCTCTCCGCCGACTACGTCCGCACCGCTCGCGCCAAGGGACTCTCCCGCCGGGAGGTCGTCGGCGGGCACGCGCTGCGCAACTCCCTCGTCACCGTCGTGACCGTACTCGGCCTGCAACTCGGCCACTTGATCTCCGGCGCCGTCGTCACCGAGCAGATCTTCGTCCTCCCCGGCTTCGGCAAGCTCACCATCGACGCCGTCTTCACCCGTGACTACGCGACCCTCCAGGGCGTCGTCCTCGTCACCTCGTTCGCGTACATCTTCATCAACCTGCTGGTCGACGTGGCGTACTCGGTCATCGACCCGCGCATCCGGCTCGGAGGTGCCCGGTGACCACGCTCGCTCTCACGGGACTGCGCGCCCGGGCCACCGGGAACGCCAAGCTGCGCGCCCTGCGCAGGAACAAGCTGGCCATGACCGGCGCCGTCATCGCCCTGGTCTTCGTGCTCGCCGCGCTGCTCGCCCCGCTCGTCGCCCCCTACGACCCGGCACGGCCCGACTTCGACAACGTGCTCGCCGCACCGAGCTGGGCCCACTGGCTCGGCACCGACGACCTCGGCCGCGACCAGCTCTCCCGCGTCGTCTACGGGGCCCGGGCCTCGATGCAGGTCGGCGTCCTCGCGGTCGTCCTCGCCTTCCTCGTCGGCGTCCCCCTCGGCCTGCTCGCCGGCTACTACGGGAAGATCGCGGACAGCGTCGTGTCCCGCGTCACCGACACCATGCTCGCCTTCCCGTTCCTGGTGCTCGCCGTCGGCCTCGCCGCCGTCCTCGGCCCGTCGCTGACCAACGCGACCATCGCCATCGGCATCTCGCAGATCCCGGCCGTCATCCGCATCACCCGCGCCGAGACGCTGCGCCTCAAGCACGTCGACTACGTGGCCGCGGCCGTCGCCAACGGCGGCGGCGACGGCACCGTCCTGTTCCGGCACATCCTGCCCAACGCGACCTCCGCGCTCACCGTGCAGGCCACCGTCGGCATCCCCGCCGCCATCATCGGCGAGGCCCTGCTCAGCTTCCTCGGCCTCGGCGTGCAGCCGCCCGAACCCTCCCTCGGCGTGATGCTCTCCTCCGCCCAGTCCTTCCTCGCGCCCGCGCCCTGGATGGCGGTCTTCCCCGGCCTCGCCGTGGTCGCCGCGACCCTGGCGTTCAACCTGCTCGGCGACGGCCTGCGCGACGTCCTCGACCCCCGTGGAGCCACCCGATGACCCAGCCGGTACTGAGCGTGCGGGACCTGTCGGTCTCCTTCGCGTCCGACACCCGCACCGTGCACGCCGTCGACCACCTCTCCTACGACCTGCACGCCGGAGAGGTCCTCGCCGTCGTCGGCGAGTCCGGCTGCGGCAAGTCCGTCACCTCGATGGCCGTCATGGGACTGCTGCCGTCCACCGCGCACGTCACCGGCTCCGTCCGGCTCGGCGAACGGGAACTGGCGGGCGCCGACGACAGGGCGTACGGGAGGATCCGCGGCAAGGACATCGCGATGATCTTCCAGGAGCCGATGACCTCCCTGAACCCCGTGCTCACCGTCGGCCGGCAGATCGGCGAGGTGCTCCGCCGCCACCAGGGGCTGAGCAAGAAGCAGGCACGCGCGCGTGCCGTGGAACTCCTCGGCCTCGTCGGCATCCCGGCACCGGCCCAGCGCGTCGACGAGTACCCGCACCAGCTCTCCGGCGGCATGCGCCAGCGCGTGATGATCGCCATCGCGGTCGCCTGCGACCCGACGGTCCTCATCGCCGACGAGCCGACCACCGCCCTCGACGTGACCGTCCAGGCCGGCATCCTCGACGTCCTGAAGTCGCTGCGCGAACGGCTCGGCACCGCGATCGTCCTCATCACCCACGACCTCGGCGTCGTCGCCGACATCGCCGACCGGGTCCTCGTCAT is a genomic window containing:
- a CDS encoding methyltransferase domain-containing protein is translated as MTVTVNHRQAHAWNGPLGRHWAAQARRFDALLGEADEALFAAAAIGPGDRVLDIGCGAGATTRAAARLAAPGHAVGVDISAPLVERARARTAEDGVPGASYELGDVQAHPFPPGGFDVAISRGGVMFFDDPVAAFANVARALRERGRLVFVCPRAAGPGSEEGTALGRFARRLAEGTERTPERDGDTLAAHAAHTAMASLSEPFRIHAALHRSFTRIAVDPVDVHTHWGDSPADAVDFLLSRTPRRSVPAATRAALEDTLRPYATSRGVRTRAGVWLVTAVRRDDARA
- a CDS encoding carboxymuconolactone decarboxylase family protein → MSGPYRYTTPPSPKSATGSTAAVYAQADTDFGIPKPATLVVLASAPELLAPTWSLLRESLIAGSGSRADRELVAAGVSQANRCPFCVDAHAVLLHAHGDPALGEAVARGTDPRDERAARILRWGRETRVPGAPGLAPPPFPRTDLAAQLGTALAFHFINRIVSALLTENLLPAGAQRWQAVRALAGRGVSGVVRAAHTPGTSLPLLDSLEPGPGWAAGSPVGPAYEALRTAATKGAGLLDDADLGLVQQTVADWDGTHPPAVWPELPDRAKRPGARLALLAALAPYRITDADVAAWRVPPYTDHCLVHLVAYGAFAAVDRIESALPASLTARLENR
- a CDS encoding histidine kinase, producing MRTYAADAALAVVIGTVVILGAALGDGATPVGYALMAAAAATLAAYRRAPRLVLLVSTALTTAYVLYAHPGPLAALPVIAAVHTASRKGHRALGAAVAGGFLAVYVTRDALAADGATGRAMLLAGWFLCAVVTGVADKNWQAYLHQTEQRALEAERTREEAALRRAGEERLRIARELHDSLTHSISIVKLQAGVAVHLARKRGEEIPDALLAIQEASGEAMRELRATLDVLRTDEPTGTPALLVERARSAGIPVTLTATGRERALPPQLDRTVYRIVQEALTNVARHAGGAARTEVRLAYGESEVTVEVTDEGTADPARPAAEGTGLTGMRERVTATGGALTAGPRAGGGFAIRAVLPVEPAEADGAAADRTPLGAAP
- a CDS encoding response regulator transcription factor yields the protein MGPVVRVVLVDDQALMRAGFRALLDAEDGIEVVGEAGDAAAGVALVRETVPDVVLMDVQMPGESGIGATRRIAADPGLTVVRVVMLTNYAFDEYVFEALRAGASGFLLKDSEPDDLLAGIAVVARGDALLSPSVTRRLIGEFVARPPDRATAPGLEHLTPREREVTALAARGLTNEEIAAHMVISPFTAKTHISRAMTKLGARDRAQLVVFAYESGLVTARARGAGEGAA
- a CDS encoding DUF4232 domain-containing protein, yielding MTIRGRGALTRVMGFTATALLMAGCGTHPSGGDASTGPAAPASPSSGGTDIGRVHADPLGSSPPPRYGEIDTAPTVTAAPTGPCPDSGVRVTLGSGEAAMGLRVLRLTLTNCGADTFEVSGYPRLRLAESDGTPVEDVRVLRGTGQITTGLEDPGPHRLTLRRGESAISVLAWRNTYDDTTEPPVTVDRVTVETGTGGARTVTADPPLDLGSTGRLGTTAWREG
- a CDS encoding cold shock domain-containing protein, which produces MVAGRVVRFDGARGYGFIAPDDGGEDVFLHVNDLLIPESYLRTGLKVEFDIEEGDRGPKASSVQLAEGASAPVAGGRHIAADGDDVLCDVLRVDEFTNEVTELLLRAAPSLTGEQILAIRRELVQSGRKHGWVDS
- a CDS encoding ABC transporter substrate-binding protein translates to MSLTAGCGSLQSSATEVGGERMTDDRPVRDGGTLTVALNADPDKLDPTLAQTLVGRTVFAGMCEKLYDTDADGRIVPQLATARPEVSADGRTVTFDVRKDATFSDGSKLDADAVVTSLLRHRDLAGSARATELAPLKSARATGPYSVKLTLKQAYVPLTAVLADRAGMVMSPAALKKYGKNFTNHPSCVGPFKFAERVGGDRIVLTKDAHYYDADAVHLDKVVYKPIPDGSVRLANLRSGDVQVGDQMGPVDVKSALTDGKLQLFNSPSLGYQGIGINVGNVKGLGAKPGTIDSPLARDVRVREAFDLAIDRDLINKVVFQGMYEPACGPVSPESAIAPGARASQCPKRDVAAARKLLKQAGVKTPVRIELKTSTTPEWSRIGQVVQAMAKGAGFDVTLRPTEYATMLEETDAGQYQAFNSGWSGRLDPDGNIASFLQTRGAMNAYGYSDKKVDALIARGRTESDTGERAKIYDELARRVNDAHALIYLYRQKNYVVAGKDVAGLRVYGDGLIRVKDAGYAK
- a CDS encoding ABC transporter permease, whose translation is MAKYVLTRVRQSLITLFLVSIVVFAGIRALPGDPALALAGEERSPEALAAIRSEYGLDDNIVIQYGRFIGHALQGDLGTSSRTGLPVADAIGEALPVTLELAALALLLAVVLGIGAGVVAAVRRGKPAEWIANALALLGLSIPTFWLGIVLVLAFAIAVPVFAASGYVPFGTDPVDNLRRMVLPAIVLGSGLAAVVMRQTRAAMLDSLSADYVRTARAKGLSRREVVGGHALRNSLVTVVTVLGLQLGHLISGAVVTEQIFVLPGFGKLTIDAVFTRDYATLQGVVLVTSFAYIFINLLVDVAYSVIDPRIRLGGAR
- a CDS encoding ABC transporter permease, coding for MTTLALTGLRARATGNAKLRALRRNKLAMTGAVIALVFVLAALLAPLVAPYDPARPDFDNVLAAPSWAHWLGTDDLGRDQLSRVVYGARASMQVGVLAVVLAFLVGVPLGLLAGYYGKIADSVVSRVTDTMLAFPFLVLAVGLAAVLGPSLTNATIAIGISQIPAVIRITRAETLRLKHVDYVAAAVANGGGDGTVLFRHILPNATSALTVQATVGIPAAIIGEALLSFLGLGVQPPEPSLGVMLSSAQSFLAPAPWMAVFPGLAVVAATLAFNLLGDGLRDVLDPRGATR
- a CDS encoding ABC transporter ATP-binding protein; translated protein: MTQPVLSVRDLSVSFASDTRTVHAVDHLSYDLHAGEVLAVVGESGCGKSVTSMAVMGLLPSTAHVTGSVRLGERELAGADDRAYGRIRGKDIAMIFQEPMTSLNPVLTVGRQIGEVLRRHQGLSKKQARARAVELLGLVGIPAPAQRVDEYPHQLSGGMRQRVMIAIAVACDPTVLIADEPTTALDVTVQAGILDVLKSLRERLGTAIVLITHDLGVVADIADRVLVMYAGRPVEQAPVDELFAAPRHPYTRGLLSAVLRPGTPKERLPEIPGLVPSLDAQPDACTFAPRCARADDTCTGGRPGFKAVSADAGADAAHHAACWHPHTLQETAS